Proteins co-encoded in one Eremothecium sinecaudum strain ATCC 58844 chromosome VI, complete sequence genomic window:
- a CDS encoding cytochrome c oxidase subunit IV family protein (Syntenic homolog of Ashbya gossypii ADL243W; Syntenic homolog of Saccharomyces cerevisiae YNL052W (COX5A) and YIL111W (COX5B); 1-intron in Ashbya gossypii): MLRSSVSRVARVTPIRYASVQAISKAAIIDLESRWESLPAVEQNELVAKLSERQKLPWSQLTKTEMQAAWYISYGSWGPRRPIHAKGDAAFIAKGVAVGLAFSVSVFLLCRYLGKDMPKTMTKEWQLKSDEYLKSKNANPWGGYSQVQSK, encoded by the exons A TGTTGCGTtcttctgtttccagaGTGGCTCGTGTAACTCCTATTAGATACGCTAGCGTGCAAGCCATTTCAAAAGCAGCTATCATTGATTTAGAATCCAGGTGGGAATCTTTACCTGCTGTTGAGCAGAATGAACTAGTTGCGAAATTAAGTGAAAGGCAAAAGCTACCATGGAGTCAACTAACCAAGACTGAGATGCAAGCCGCTTGGTACATATCCTATGGTTCATGGGGTCCAAGAAGACCAATCCACGCTAAGGGCGATGCTGCTTTCATTGCCAAGGGTGTTGCTGTTGGTTTGGCATTTTCCGTATCCGTATTCCTACTATGTAGATATCTTGGAAAAGATATGCCAAAAACCATGACTAAAGAGTGGCAGTTGAAGTCTGATGAATACTTGAAATCTAAGAACGCTAATCCTTGGGGTGGTTACTCTCAAGTTCAATCCAAATAA
- a CDS encoding dual specificity protein phosphatase family protein (Syntenic homolog of Ashbya gossypii ADL245W; Syntenic homolog of Saccharomyces cerevisiae YNL053W (MSG5) and YIL113W (SDP1)) — MSGSNLDLKSRSPKSLQTKNTKNLSLNINNVSPKTHKIVMVEPLVGGGTSEYKHQGVGSKWCGNDAQIYSAPDKPKKHDHSMIQDEIRYRQQEQGQNLKLQVPTVPDVSPPTLQLEGEHAMVVERTFSSCQTATETLSWVLHKTDTPVKEHSSMLFNQNLGSEGSRGVTSGAETVTPSLHYTNVINGSVYMGEPLCVIKPNIFLYSEPNLDQVLKFDLVINVAKEITNFEPDIPSSSKTKYWHLSWSHMSKICSDLEIITHIMHEAVRNRQRVLVHCQCGVSRSASLIVAYIMRYMSLPLYDAYNYLKQVAKDISPNMNLIFQLMEWGERLKVLVPEDSKNAAHHQNMHNIATQQQHSEISPLAEDISGSPIKLQKCSLASANESSDTSAVNTPMTPKNMTNSPSPPMYSASIGGPISASFQTPVSPSCCATNKNRDSAISMNAELCRPCSLDLGTYSELVEDNW; from the coding sequence ATGTCGGGGTCGAATTTGGATTTGAAATCTAGATCACCGAAATCGTTGCAAACTAAGAACACGAAGAATTTGTCTTTGAATATCAACAATGTTAGTCCAAAAACGCATAAGATAGTTATGGTGGAACCCCTAGTTGGCGGTGGAACTTCTGAGTACAAACATCAGGGCGTTGGTTCGAAGTGGTGCGGAAATGATGCTCAAATATATAGTGCGCCAGATAAGCCGAAGAAACATGATCATTCGATGATACAGGATGAAATACGGTATCGGCAGCAGGAGCAAGGACAAAATCTGAAGCTGCAAGTTCCTACGGTACCGGATGTTTCTCCTCCTACCTTACAGTTAGAGGGAGAACATGCGATGGTAGTAGAGCGAACATTCTCCAGTTGTCAAACTGCGACCGAGACACTTTCATGGGTCCTACATAAGACTGATACGCCTGTGAAAGAGCATAGTAGCATGCTGTTCAACCAAAACCTTGGTTCTGAAGGATCCAGAGGTGTTACCTCTGGTGCTGAAACTGTTACTCCATCTTTGCATTATACAAATGTCATCAATGGGAGCGTTTACATGGGGGAGCCTCTCTGTGTGATAAAGCCCAATATCTTCTTATATTCCGAACCTAACTTGGATCAAGTGTTAAAGTTTGATCTAGTCATTAATGTCGCCAAAGAAATAACAAATTTTGAGCCAGATATACCGTCCAGTAGCAAAACGAAGTACTGGCACTTAAGTTGGTCGCATATGAGTAAAATATGCTCCGACTTAGAGATAATAACACATATAATGCACGAGGCAGTCAGAAATCGCCAACGAGTTCTTGTGCATTGTCAATGCGGTGTTTCCAGATCCGCGTCACTCATAGTTGCATATATTATGCGTTACATGTCTTTACCCCTGTATGATGCCTATAATTACTTGAAGCAGGTGGCAAAAGATATCAGTCCAAACATGAACCTAATATTTCAATTAATGGAATGGGGAGAAAGGTTAAAAGTCCTTGTACCCGAAGACAGCAAGAACGCTGCTCACCATCAAAACATGCACAATATAGCTACACAGCAACAACATAGCGAGATCTCCCCACTGGCTGAGGACATATCTGGCTCTCCAATTAAGCTGCAAAAATGTTCATTGGCAAGCGCGAACGAATCCAGTGACACCTCCGCGGTTAATACTCCAATGACACCAAAGAACATGACAAACTCACCATCGCCTCCAATGTACTCAGCAAGTATCGGTGGACCCATCTCAGCTTCCTTTCAGACCCCAGTTTCGCCATCATGCTGCGCTACAAACAAAAACAGAGACTCTGCAATTTCTATGAATGCAGAACTTTGCAGGCCATGCTCCCTCGATTTGGGGACATACTCCGAGCTAGTGGAAGATAACTGGTAA
- the POR1 gene encoding porin POR1 (Syntenic homolog of Ashbya gossypii ADL247C; Syntenic homolog of Saccharomyces cerevisiae YNL055C (POR1) and YIL114C (POR2)) codes for MAPPFFSDISKDINGLLNRDFYHATPVAIDVKTTAPNGVGFTVKGKTSPKDGSVAANVEARVSDKATGLTLTQGWSSANVLNTVIELAELTPGLKSELVTSCVPGTSNAAKLNLSFVQPSFTARGFFDLLKGPSFVGDLSLSHDGFVAGAEVGYDIAGATVSRYAVALGYTAGLYSVALSLNNAQMTTASFFQKVNPALEVGAKAALNPAAGSKVNIEFATRYALDPTSQVKAKVADSGIVALAYKQQLRPGVSLGVGASFDALKLAEPVHKLGWSMSFAA; via the coding sequence ATGGCTCCTCCATTCTTTTCTGACATATCTAAGGATATCAACGGTCTGTTGAACCGTGATTTTTACCACGCTACACCAGTAGCTATCGACGTTAAGACGACGGCGCCAAACGGTGTTGGTTTCACTGTGAAAGGTAAGACCTCTCCAAAGGACGGATCTGTTGCCGCCAACGTTGAAGCTAGAGTTTCCGATAAGGCTACTGGCTTGACGCTGACTCAGGGATGGTCATCTGCCAATGTTCTCAACACCGTTATTGAGCTTGCTGAATTAACACCGGGCTTGAAGTCGGAATTGGTGACCTCATGTGTCCCGGGTACTTCCAACGCTGCTAAATTGAACTTGTCCTTTGTTCAGCCATCTTTCACTGCTAGAGGTTTCTTCGACTTGTTGAAGGGTCCTTCTTTTGTTGGTGACCTAAGTTTGTCCCATGACGGTTTCGTTGCTGGTGCAGAAGTTGGTTACGATATTGCAGGTGCCACAGTGTCCAGATACGCTGTTGCTTTAGGATACACAGCTGGCTTGTACTCTGTTGCATTGTCTTTGAACAACGCTCAGATGACAACCGCTTCTTTCTTCCAAAAAGTTAACCCAGCTTTGGAGGTCGGTGCCAAGGCCGCTTTGAACCCAGCAGCTGGGTCTAAGGTTAACATTGAGTTTGCTACCAGATATGCTTTGGACCCAACTTCTCAAGTTAAGGCTAAGGTCGCTGACTCCGGTATTGTTGCTTTGGCCTACAAGCAACAATTAAGACCAGGTGTTAGCTTGGGTGTTGGTGCTTCTTTCGATGCTTTGAAGCTTGCTGAGCCTGTCCACAAGTTGGGATGGTCTATGTCTTTCGCTGCCTAA
- the HOS4 gene encoding Hos4p (Syntenic homolog of Ashbya gossypii ADL244W; Syntenic homolog of Saccharomyces cerevisiae YIL112W (HOS4)) — MSDRERNISSGPLKSRSLSSYLSNVGARKIELKNIAKREKENKAISEDIITASAAQCPEDGRYGTAVSLEDTDKMKPHDPGAENSASLITSAVDRNNDHDGYDAPTKSTVTEQTQLCEPMIHTRREQSFHRDLQRPAVWEHAPKDGENNEELEIARHESHKRQITDAVEPTARDIEHPLNKEPSGMENMSQEHRRTSMSTSAQLKKRKNESAMHEGDESPVSEYESDAPTEPASPPKPRLGRLIRGDQLGSLSNTRGKLASKNIPHDSDSELSDLADLNSVPISSSVFNGESSPVKTHANMNSSPRKSSDLVNSHKSHHKNLKGKNKHRKHVAVTKVVKPKKRVHRDAGGRTKLQIACDKGKYDVVRKLIEEGYDVNDQDNAGNSPLHEAALNGHFDIVKLLLDHGANVNLQSYEMFKDTPLIDASANGHLKVVEELLRRGADPTLINSKGLTAFESIEDDSDLDEEEKKIVMKIKSLLRRAVQKNRKHDGDSKAFSPRSRVRDAQSEEEDTSQNTISFKDEFYWTDISSKVGKEKLFHASKEGRLAYVGAFLENGGNADFRSFMESVKFGHEDIASLFLAFGASVNGYSKDGMTPLMAAVGRGHFGTVKLLIEAGADPTKCDRNGRSVLSYAKDSPMGLTDEKEIFFLKEAIKKRKGYVPDDEGEGNSDHNEKEECIEDVKLKDEPDVVGDRANDLVTASGKRDDFQDNEIRHFKRIKAETPTTDEDTLSSTTDRVCAEPRGAHSDQGEDAVLRSPRRRAASPLTKGAMEDLENSSNQRDKHVPQSPSRLKRSISVTSVGSDAASKKNKQDGTPTPTVTPHHETAEERDARIKSEELYKIRRMENRRKKEQEFLQKLADDERKREEERERAIQERKKREQEEEQKLQQRERELRDQEEVEKRKTIRQMYPLGLKLVDFMVKDDYHHYFPILYIVHENQRYVLDTQISIILKDPNFAKQPHTSLPVASQNLPQLWNVYKFIFLHGGYGAKTKVDFQHLSFEKQLLLEAQEYKKFTLLQLHWVLWDEIQWPGPVIKTAAENNLRELELLDLDAIPSPKNQNFPSQEGQHSNTRTVTTPARFRCRPAVTAWLSGVTLW; from the coding sequence ATGTCTGATCGGGAAAGAAATATTTCTTCTGGCCCGCTTAAGAGCAGGTCTTTAAGCAGTTATTTATCGAATGTTGGCGCTAGAAAAATAGAGCTTAAAAACATTGCGAAAAGAGAAAAGGAAAACAAGGCTATTTCCGAAGATATTATAACCGCCTCTGCGGCTCAATGTCCCGAAGATGGACGTTATGGTACAGCAGTTTCTTTGGAAGATACAGATAAAATGAAACCCCACGATCCGGGAGCTGAGAATAGTGCGTCATTAATAACCTCTGCTGTTGATAGAAATAATGATCATGACGGCTATGATGCGCCAACTAAGTCTACTGTAACAGAGCAAACGCAGCTATGTGAACCTATGATTCATACGCGGCGAGAACAATCTTTTCATAGGGATTTACAAAGGCCAGCCGTTTGGGAACATGCTCCGAAAGACGGCGAAAACAACGAGGAACTTGAAATAGCGCGGCATGAATCTCATAAACGTCAAATAACAGATGCAGTAGAACCAACAGCCCGGGATATCGAGCACCCTTTGAATAAGGAGCCAAGTGGAATGGAAAACATGTCCCAGGAACATAGGCGCACCTCCATGTCGACTTCAGCGCAGTTAAAAAAACGGAAGAATGAATCTGCTATGCATGAAGGAGATGAAAGTCCAGTTAGTGAATACGAGAGTGATGCTCCTACAGAGCCAGCTTCTCCTCCCAAACCGAGACTTGGGAGACTAATAAGAGGAGACCAGTTAGGCTCTCTATCAAATACTAGAGGAAAGCTTGCTTCGAAAAACATACCACATGACTCGGATTCAGAGCTATCTGATTTAGCTGATTTAAATTCCGTACCGATATCAAGCAGCGTTTTCAATGGGGAATCTTCTCCCGTTAAAACACATGCGAACATGAATTCTTCTCCTAGAAAGTCGTCAGATCTTGTCAACTCGCATAAGTCTCATCATAAGAATTTGAAGGGTAAGAATAAGCACCGAAAACATGTGGCTGTTACAAAAGTTGTGAAACCTAAGAAGCGTGTTCATAGAGATGCGGGAGGTAGAACCAAATTGCAAATCGCGTGCGATAAAGGCAAATATGATGTCGTCAGAAAGTTAATTGAAGAAGGTTATGACGTTAATGATCAAGATAATGCAGGGAATTCGCCCTTACATGAGGCCGCATTAAATGGACAttttgacattgtgaagCTATTGTTGGACCATGGCGCAAATGTAAATTTACAATCATATGAGATGTTTAAGGATACGCCGTTGATAGATGCTTCCGCAAATGGACATTTAAAAGTTGTAGAGGAACTGTTAAGACGTGGTGCAGATCCCACTTTAATTAATTCAAAGGGCTTAACAGCGTTCGAATCTATAGAAGATGATTCTGATcttgatgaagaagagaaaaagattGTCATGAAAATAAAATCATTGTTGCGCAGAGCTGTGCAAAAAAACCGAAAACATGACGGAGATTCCAAGGCATTTAGTCCTCGCTCTAGAGTAAGAGATGCCCAatctgaagaagaggataCTTCCCAAAACACTATTAGTTTTAAGGACGAATTTTACTGGACAGATATTTCATCCAAAGTGGGTAAAGAAAAGTTATTTCATGCTTCAAAAGAAGGCAGGCTTGCGTATGTGGGTGCATTTTTAGAAAATGGTGGTAATGCAGATTTTAGGTCGTTTATGGAAAGTGTGAAATTCGGCCATGAAGACATCGCAAGTTTGTTCTTGGCCTTCGGCGCCTCCGTAAATGGATACAGCAAAGACGGCATGACTCCATTGATGGCTGCAGTTGGCAGAGGCCATTTTGGAACAGTAAAGCTCTTAATTGAGGCAGGAGCAGATCCTACGAAATGTGATAGGAACGGAAGGTCCGTATTAAGCTATGCAAAAGATAGTCCCATGGGACTCACAGATGAGAAAGAAATATTCTTTCTGAAGGAGGCAATTAAGAAAAGGAAAGGATATGTACCGGATGATGAAGGGGAGGGGAACTCTGATCATAATGAAAAAGAAGAATGCATTGAAGATGTAAAACTGAAGGATGAACCAGATGTGGTAGGTGACCGTGCAAACGATTTAGTGACAGCTTCTGGGAAACGTGATGACTTTCAGGATAATGAAATAAGGCACTTCAAGAGAATAAAAGCAGAAACCCCTACTACAGATGAAGATACCCTTTCAAGCACAACAGATCGTGTTTGCGCAGAACCGCGGGGTGCCCATTCTGACCAGGGTGAAGATGCAGTATTGAGAAGTCCTCGGAGAAGGGCTGCATCTCCACTAACAAAAGGAGCAATGGAAGACTTGGAGAACAGTTCAAATCAAAGAGATAAACATGTCCCACAGTCACCATCCAGGCTCAAGCGAAGCATTTCAGTTACCAGTGTAGGTTCAGATGCAGCATCAAAAAAGAATAAACAGGATGGCACCCCGACACCTACAGTTACCCCACACCACGAAACAGCAGAAGAACGCGACGCTAGGATCAAGAGCGAGGAGCTGTATAAGATAAGAAGAATGGAAAACAGGCGAAAGAAGGAACAGGAGTTTTTGCAGAAACTTGCCGATGACGAACGGAAgagagaagaagaaagagaaCGCGCTATTCAGGAGAGAAAGAAGCGTGAACAGGAGGAAGAGCAAAAGCTGCAGCAAAGGGAACGGGAGCTTCGCGACCAAGAAGAGGTGGAAAAAAGAAAGACTATACGACAAATGTACCCCTTGGGGTTAAAGCTAGTAGACTTCATGGTTAAAGATGACTATCACCATTACTTTCCAATCCTTTACATTGTACACGAAAATCAACGTTACGTCTTAGATACCCAAATATCCATAATACTTAAGGACCCAAACTTCGCAAAGCAACCCCACACATCTCTGCCAGTCGCTTCGCAGAACCTTCCACAGCTATGGAACGTATACAAGTTCATTTTCCTTCATGGAGGTTACGGAGCAAAGACTAAAGTAGACTTCCAACATCTTTCCTTCGAGAAACAACTCCTCTTGGAAGCACAGGAGTATAAAAAATTTACGTTACTTCAACTCCATTGGGTTCTATGGGATGAAATACAATGGCCAGGGCCTGTCATCAAAACTGCCGCAGAGAATAATCTGCGAGAGTTAGAACTCTTAGACCTAGATGCAATTCCATCTCCGAAAAACCAAAACTTTCCCTCGCAAGAAGGACAACACTCTAACACACGCACAGTTACAACACCTGCTAGATTCAGGTGCAGGCCAGCAGTCACCGCCTGGCTTTCTGGTGTAACTCTGTGGTGA
- the VAC7 gene encoding Vac7p (Syntenic homolog of Ashbya gossypii ADL246W; Syntenic homolog of Saccharomyces cerevisiae YNL054W (VAC7)) produces MALVDESKITVETETVDTQAQLLLPVQPPPAVANEQGCVRPELLHSRQSSSQQVVDAVGSGEAALASVGMVQHSLESMDGGGSQDRKSILLDERPLIKDPTKGAVSASQPVISHNPLSPHPSVTALRSKKSSLLIDSLPTGPAVVVEEDTREHELGSGVGGSSGAVPGYVGCSSQVHNTAVQSDGDHINSTVSAANETMLLGPSAIHTRGVDHHYIERTNAGRLEEESRSIIEDTVDQESTRQSKEPSTKADFFAARLASAVGENEISDSEETFVYESTANSTKNSYEPISSNIGMKQPSLGKPYGIPVKMSTPMLNKNNKLLERLKTTRHSSIAALPSVVVDQVATPTGPQMAQNQMQLTMDDLRSLHSSRQRAVPAQQHSQTGQSDMQSVNSITTNQLPSNTAGKRLSLLSLGKVASEARQSRNISTHSGMLRLSHNGGNGSTFKLKNTHLYPLRTTASRIFDANGASLRRYSGVPDDINLEDYVEQENGELTPNKFTYRSSSESDTEDDDNVMDEDEAHDYVEEDEDDVHSMFYYHGNSNHANNPLSNTNDASAGNDINNTPNHHPSTEISNVNDNNGSVHGGITNSSNVRGNGKSNNSINPSSQLSLSRKFRSHYGAVGKFTHPSQKLGYDQNDHGMMPTDELEALYYFRNNTTNDNDNHNTHNNTHNINHNNSNNASNDNTSNNNNNRARNSSANNGHRINNIDYYYLPDEYSPLKAKKRRAQSMYSSYYNPHNFYTRRSNWNKFKSFVYLTFIVTSLLAMGFISGFLLATNKELHNFQINMINNILVSTDELVFDITASSFNPGVFTVGVQNVDLDIFAKTSHLGDDEDTNSPGDARGSAYQTLLLGSVYSLESPLRFQGGFFKRGHYVAKSTVKLLHPGATDNDRDDSAPIVTDPSFVVDATTIDPNGKKAENDAEKWKALIRYEFELILRGSMKYKIPLFKSEKSVVVQAQVMVDPNRSEITT; encoded by the coding sequence ATGGCATTAGTGGACGAGAGTAAGATTACTGTTGAGACGGAGACGGTGGATACACAGGCGCAGTTATTACTTCCAGTACAGCCTCCGCCAGCGGTGGCGAACGAACAGGGATGCGTGCGACCGGAACTGCTACATTCGAGGCAATCTTCATCGCAGCAGGTAGTGGATGCGGTCGGAAGTGGTGAGGCTGCTTTGGCAAGTGTTGGAATGGTGCAACATAGTTTGGAGAGTATGGATGGAGGAGGGAGTCAAGATCGAAAGTCGATACTACTTGATGAGAGGCCGTTGATTAAAGATCCGACAAAGGGAGCTGTTTCAGCTTCCCAGCCGGTTATTTCGCACAATCCTTTGTCTCCTCACCCGTCGGTTACTGCACTACGAAGTAAGAAATCATCGTTACTTATTGATTCGTTACCGACTGGGCCGGCAGTTGTTGTTGAAGAGGACACAAGAGAGCATGAGCTAGGAAGTGGGGTTGGCGGAAGCAGCGGAGCTGTCCCTGGCTATGTTGGCTGTTCATCACAAGTACACAACACAGCCGTCCAAAGCGATGGGGATCATATAAATAGTACAGTAAGCGCTGCTAACGAGACGATGCTGCTGGGACCCAGTGCTATTCATACAAGAGGTGTAGATCACCATTATATTGAGAGGACGAACGCAGGGAGATTGGAGGAGGAGTCGCGTTCAATAATTGAGGATACTGTAGACCAAGAATCTACCCGACAGTCTAAGGAACCGTCGACAAAAGCCGATTTCTTTGCTGCTAGGTTGGCAAGTGCTGTCGGCGAGAACGAAATAAGCGATTCGGAGGAGACTTTTGTCTATGAATCTACAGCTAACTCAACGAAAAATAGCTATGAGCCGATTAGCAGTAACATTGGTATGAAACAACCCTCCTTAGGGAAGCCATACGGCATACCTGTGAAAATGAGTACTCCTATGTTGAACAAAAACAACAAATTATTGGAACGTCTTAAAACAACTCGACATAGTTCGATCGCAGCACTGCCATCTGTAGTTGTAGATCAGGTCGCAACACCTACTGGACCGCAGATGGCCCAAAATCAGATGCAGTTAACAATGGACGATTTGCGAAGTCTCCACTCAAGCAGACAGCGAGCAGTTCCTGCACAACAACATTCTCAAACTGGACAATCAGATATGCAATCTGTGAACTCAATAACTACGAATCAGTTACCATCAAACACAGCGGGCAAGCGTTTAAGTCTGTTGTCCTTGGGGAAAGTTGCATCCGAGGCACGCCAAAGCCGAAATATTTCCACACATTCAGGTATGCTGAGGTTATCTCATAACGGCGGGAATGGTAGTACATTCAAGCTTAAAAACACGCATTTGTATCCTCTACGCACGACAGCTTCGCGTATCTTTGATGCTAATGGAGCCTCCTTGAGACGGTATTCAGGCGTTCCAGATGACATTAACTTAGAAGACTATGTGGAACAGGAGAACGGAGAACTCACACCAAACAAATTCACATATAGGTCTTCATCTGAGTCGGATACGGAAGACGATGACAATGTAATGGATGAAGATGAGGCACATGACTATGTggaagaagacgaagatGACGTACATTCTATGTTCTACTATCACGGCAATTCTAACCACGCAAATAACCCTCTCTCAAATACTAATGATGCAAGCGCAGGAAATGATATTAATAACACTCCTAACCACCATCCAAGCACCGAAATTAGTAACGTTAACGATAATAACGGTAGCGTGCATGGTGGAATTACAAACAGCTCTAACGTCCGTGGAAATGGCAAGAGCAACAATTCTATCAACCCGTCTTCGCAGCTTTCTTTAAGTCGCAAGTTCAGGTCGCATTACGGTGCAGTTGGAAAGTTTACTCACCCTTCCCAGAAATTGGGCTATGACCAGAATGATCACGGTATGATGCCTACTGATGAATTAGAAGCACTATATTATTTCAGGAACAATACCACTAATGATAATGATAATCACAACACTCATAATAATACTCATAATATTAATCataataatagtaataacGCCAGTAACGACAACACCAGTAACAATAACAACAACCGTGCTCGTAACAGCAGTGCCAATAACGGTCATCGGATTAACAACATTGACTACTACTACTTGCCCGATGAGTATTCGCCACTCAAGGCGAAGAAAAGAAGGGCTCAATCAATGTATTCAAGCTACTACAACCCGCATAACTTCTATACGAGGCGATCGAATTGGAATAAGttcaaaagttttgtaTACCTAACTTTTATTGTTACAAGTTTATTGGCTATGGGCTTCATATCGGGATTCTTGCTGGCTACCAATAAGGAATTGCATAATTTTCAAATCAACATGATTAACAACATTCTAGTATCCACGGATGAGTTAGTCTTCGATATAACCGCGAGTTCCTTCAATCCAGGGGTGTTCACCGTAGGCGTTCAAAACGTTGATCTAGATATATTTGCTAAGACCTCTCATTTAGGCGATGATGAGGATACTAACTCTCCAGGCGACGCTCGTGGTTCTGCATACCAAACACTACTATTAGGGAGTGTATATTCACTAGAAAGCCCATTGCGCTTCCAAGGGGGATTTTTTAAAAGGGGACACTATGTTGCAAAATCTACCGTAAAATTGTTGCACCCGGGAGCAACCGACAACGATCGCGATGACTCGGCACCTATTGTCACTGACCCAAGCTTTGTCGTCGACGCCACAACTATAGACCCAAATGGAAAGAAAGCTGAAAATGATGCGGAAAAATGGAAAGCCTTGATAAGGTACGAATTCGAATTGATCCTAAGAGGCAGCATGAAATATAAGATTCCATTATTCAAAAGCGAGAAGTCTGTAGTTGTCCAAGCACAAGTGATGGTAGATCCCAACCGTTCCGAAATCACCACTTAA